A single region of the Idiomarinaceae bacterium HL-53 genome encodes:
- a CDS encoding transcription elongation factor GreA: protein MNQIPMTVSGAEALRAELKRLKSEERPRIIQAIADAREHGDLKENAEYHAAREQQSFCEGRIQEIEAKLSNAQIIDVTKLPATDRVIFGVTVTVYNTKTDDEVTYRIVGDDEADIKQNLISVNSPIARALIGKNVDDVAVVGTPSGDVEYEIVKVQHL from the coding sequence ATGAACCAGATTCCAATGACAGTGTCTGGCGCGGAAGCGCTGCGCGCTGAATTAAAGCGTTTGAAGAGTGAAGAGCGCCCGCGCATTATTCAAGCAATCGCCGATGCCCGTGAGCACGGCGATCTGAAGGAAAATGCTGAGTATCACGCAGCGCGTGAACAACAGAGTTTCTGTGAAGGTCGTATTCAAGAAATTGAAGCGAAGCTGTCGAATGCGCAAATCATCGATGTTACGAAGTTACCCGCCACTGATCGTGTGATATTCGGCGTGACAGTCACCGTTTACAACACGAAGACAGATGACGAAGTTACATACCGAATTGTAGGTGACGACGAGGCGGATATTAAGCAGAACTTAATTTCCGTCAACTCACCTATTGCACGAGCGTTGATTGGTAAGAATGTGGACGATGTTGCAGTGGTAGGAACACCCAGTGGCGATGTTGAGTACGAGATTGTGAAAGTGCAACACCTCTAA
- a CDS encoding Helix-turn-helix, producing MSLYVIIKMDKNQIKKELASSGYDLSMVAEALDKSPSLISKVLARQAKSRFVAEAIARVLDRDVTEIFPDVPEYQTAVPVSDQQRKKKVSELKNLLSK from the coding sequence TTGAGCCTGTATGTAATTATAAAAATGGATAAAAATCAAATTAAAAAGGAGCTTGCGAGCTCGGGGTACGATTTAAGCATGGTTGCAGAGGCGCTTGATAAAAGCCCGTCGCTTATATCAAAGGTACTTGCACGACAGGCGAAATCTAGGTTTGTGGCAGAAGCTATCGCTCGAGTCTTAGATCGTGATGTGACAGAAATTTTTCCCGATGTACCCGAGTACCAAACAGCTGTCCCAGTGTCGGATCAGCAGCGTAAGAAAAAGGTTTCCGAACTTAAGAACCTCCTTTCCAAATAA
- a CDS encoding Bacteriophage CI repressor helix-turn-helix domain-containing protein, whose amino-acid sequence MELNSNSIESKNIRLNILDNRPYMPNKINNTGQIDLETVMRRLAILSKKEKHKDILDWLGVSGSSYTNWKYRGTIPYKAICEALLARGISLDGFFSPERALDVNDELLLDASAHYGSNDDSPLNRERERTLRASRYAQTLFKKYEVSESDEGYKFLVELWSIDEGKTLGQNSFQKTILGHLKRIAKS is encoded by the coding sequence GTGGAACTCAATTCAAACTCAATTGAAAGTAAAAATATTCGTTTGAATATTTTGGACAATAGACCATATATGCCAAATAAAATCAATAACACTGGGCAGATCGATTTGGAAACTGTGATGCGCCGTCTGGCCATTCTTTCGAAGAAGGAAAAGCACAAAGATATTTTAGATTGGCTCGGAGTCAGCGGCTCGAGTTATACCAATTGGAAATATCGCGGTACGATCCCTTATAAAGCTATTTGCGAGGCGTTGTTGGCGCGAGGAATCTCACTTGATGGATTCTTTTCGCCTGAGCGCGCTTTAGACGTTAACGATGAGCTCTTGTTAGATGCCTCTGCGCACTATGGAAGTAACGACGACTCGCCGTTGAATAGAGAGCGTGAAAGAACATTAAGGGCTTCTCGTTATGCACAAACATTATTCAAAAAATATGAAGTCTCAGAATCTGATGAGGGTTATAAGTTCTTGGTGGAGCTTTGGTCTATAGACGAGGGGAAGACGCTAGGACAAAATTCGTTTCAGAAGACCATTTTAGGTCACCTGAAACGAATTGCGAAAAGTTAG
- a CDS encoding RNA-binding protein yields the protein MQLNNKQKQFLKAQAHPLKPVVLLGGNGLTEGVLAEIDGALEHHELIKVKIPEEKEMRDAIQATIAAELNANLVQSIGKIAVFYRPAKEPTIRLPR from the coding sequence ATGCAACTCAACAATAAACAAAAGCAATTCTTGAAAGCGCAAGCGCACCCGTTGAAGCCGGTCGTTCTTCTCGGCGGAAACGGATTAACCGAAGGTGTACTCGCTGAGATCGATGGTGCACTCGAACACCATGAATTAATTAAAGTGAAAATTCCAGAAGAAAAAGAAATGCGCGACGCCATTCAGGCGACGATCGCAGCAGAGTTAAATGCAAATTTGGTGCAGTCGATCGGAAAAATTGCCGTATTTTACCGTCCAGCGAAAGAGCCTACGATTCGACTCCCTCGCTAA
- a CDS encoding 23S rRNA Um-2552 2'-O-methyltransferase, with amino-acid sequence MAKKRSASSRRWLKEHFDDPYVQKAQKQGFRSRAVFKLEEIQAKDKLLKPNQIVVDLGAAPGGWSQYVAQLQDGRGEVIACDILDMDPLPGVEFLQGDFREEIVLQALLNRIGGKNVDVVLSDMAPNMSGTEAVDIPRAMYLVELALEMCHEVLKPGGSFAVKVFQGEGFDEFLKAVRAAFKQVKVRKPDSSRPRSREVYLVATGYKL; translated from the coding sequence ATGGCGAAGAAACGTTCCGCAAGTAGTCGTCGTTGGTTAAAAGAGCATTTCGACGATCCATACGTGCAAAAAGCGCAGAAACAAGGATTTCGATCGCGTGCAGTATTTAAGTTAGAAGAGATACAAGCAAAGGACAAGCTTCTGAAGCCGAATCAAATTGTTGTTGATTTGGGAGCTGCGCCAGGTGGCTGGTCACAATATGTTGCTCAGCTTCAGGATGGGCGTGGCGAGGTGATTGCTTGCGATATTCTCGATATGGATCCATTACCTGGCGTTGAATTTTTACAGGGTGACTTCCGCGAAGAGATCGTTTTACAAGCGTTATTGAACCGAATCGGTGGAAAAAACGTTGATGTAGTATTGTCGGACATGGCACCGAACATGAGCGGTACTGAAGCGGTTGATATTCCAAGAGCCATGTATTTAGTGGAGCTGGCTTTGGAAATGTGCCATGAAGTTTTGAAACCTGGCGGCTCATTTGCGGTCAAAGTGTTTCAAGGCGAAGGATTTGACGAATTTTTGAAAGCGGTAAGAGCCGCATTCAAGCAAGTTAAGGTGAGAAAACCAGACTCGTCTCGGCCACGGTCGAGAGAAGTGTATCTGGTAGCGACCGGTTATAAATTATAG
- a CDS encoding membrane protease FtsH catalytic subunit — protein MSDMAKNLILWLVIAVVLMSVFQGFNPSGTESRSFAYSEFVSSVNRGDVREVTINEPNRLITGSMRSGEQFRTVIPSQDPELLNELLTQGNVRVNFVEPEQRSLLGTIFISWFPMLLLIAVWIFFMRQMQGGGGRGAMSFGKSKARLMGEDQVKTTLADVAGCEEAKEEVAELVDFLRDPSKFQRLGGRIPKGVLMVGPPGTGKTLLAKAVAGEAKVPFFTISGSDFVEMFVGVGASRVRDMFEQAKKAAPCIIFIDEIDAVGRQRGAGLGGGHDEREQTLNQMLVEMDGFEGNEGIIVIAATNRPDVLDPALLRPGRFDRQVTVGLPDVRGREQILKVHMRKVPVADDVEPALIARGTPGFSGADLANLVNEAALFAARENKRMVSMSEFEKAKDKILMGAERKSMVMSESEKEMTAYHESGHAIVGRLVPDHDPVYKVSIIPRGRALGVTMYLPEQDRVSHSKRHLESMLSSLYGGRIAEQIIYGDDSVTTGASNDIERATDIARKMVTQWGLSAKMGPLLYAEDEGQVFLGRSVAQNKQMSDETMKAIDAEIREVIDRNYNRAKTILEENIDILHAMKDALMKYETLDAGQIDDLMARKEVREPASWHDKNDDASKGDSGKKVTREEKPKKSVGLDKPGESPAS, from the coding sequence TTGAGCGACATGGCTAAGAATTTAATCCTCTGGTTGGTCATTGCCGTTGTGCTAATGAGCGTATTCCAGGGCTTCAATCCGAGCGGTACGGAGTCACGTTCGTTTGCCTACTCTGAATTTGTGAGTAGTGTGAACCGTGGTGATGTTCGTGAAGTGACTATCAATGAGCCGAATCGTTTAATTACCGGTAGCATGCGCAGTGGTGAGCAGTTCCGTACTGTGATCCCGAGCCAAGATCCTGAGTTATTAAACGAATTACTAACACAAGGGAATGTACGTGTTAATTTTGTAGAGCCTGAGCAGCGTAGTTTGCTTGGCACCATATTCATCTCTTGGTTCCCAATGCTGCTGCTGATCGCAGTGTGGATCTTCTTCATGCGTCAAATGCAGGGCGGTGGTGGCCGCGGTGCGATGTCGTTTGGTAAGAGTAAAGCGCGCCTGATGGGCGAGGACCAAGTGAAAACTACGCTCGCAGACGTTGCTGGTTGTGAAGAAGCGAAAGAAGAAGTGGCAGAACTCGTCGATTTCCTGCGCGATCCTTCAAAATTCCAGCGCCTTGGCGGCCGTATCCCGAAAGGTGTCCTCATGGTAGGTCCTCCGGGTACCGGTAAAACGCTACTTGCGAAAGCAGTCGCAGGTGAAGCGAAGGTGCCGTTCTTCACAATTTCAGGCTCAGATTTCGTTGAAATGTTTGTTGGTGTGGGTGCGTCTCGTGTTCGCGATATGTTTGAACAAGCCAAAAAGGCTGCTCCATGTATTATCTTTATCGACGAAATTGACGCGGTAGGTCGCCAACGGGGCGCAGGTCTTGGTGGTGGACACGACGAACGTGAGCAAACATTGAACCAAATGTTGGTAGAAATGGATGGCTTTGAAGGCAACGAAGGTATTATTGTCATTGCCGCAACGAACCGCCCAGATGTACTCGACCCGGCGTTGCTGCGTCCAGGTCGTTTTGACCGTCAGGTGACTGTTGGTTTGCCAGACGTGCGTGGTCGCGAACAAATTCTGAAAGTTCACATGCGAAAAGTGCCTGTTGCAGACGATGTGGAGCCTGCGTTGATTGCTCGCGGAACACCAGGTTTCTCAGGCGCCGATTTAGCAAACTTAGTGAACGAAGCCGCACTTTTCGCCGCGCGTGAAAATAAGCGCATGGTGTCGATGTCTGAGTTTGAAAAGGCAAAAGACAAGATATTAATGGGTGCAGAACGTAAATCGATGGTGATGTCGGAGTCTGAGAAAGAAATGACCGCCTACCATGAGTCGGGTCACGCTATCGTAGGGCGTTTAGTACCTGACCATGACCCCGTTTACAAAGTGTCTATTATTCCGCGTGGTCGTGCGTTAGGCGTCACTATGTATCTACCAGAACAAGATCGCGTGAGCCACAGCAAGCGTCATCTCGAGAGTATGTTGTCTAGCTTGTATGGCGGGCGTATTGCCGAGCAAATTATTTATGGCGATGACTCCGTTACTACTGGGGCCTCAAATGACATTGAGCGCGCGACGGACATCGCTCGTAAAATGGTAACTCAATGGGGCTTGTCGGCTAAAATGGGACCATTATTGTATGCAGAAGACGAGGGCCAAGTTTTCCTCGGTCGCTCGGTTGCTCAGAACAAACAAATGTCGGATGAGACGATGAAGGCGATTGATGCAGAAATTCGAGAAGTAATCGATCGCAATTACAACCGTGCGAAAACGATTCTTGAAGAGAACATCGATATTTTACATGCCATGAAAGATGCTCTGATGAAATATGAAACTCTGGACGCCGGTCAAATCGACGACCTGATGGCACGCAAGGAAGTTCGCGAACCAGCGAGCTGGCATGACAAGAATGACGATGCTTCGAAAGGGGATAGCGGTAAGAAAGTGACCCGCGAAGAAAAACCTAAGAAATCTGTCGGTTTAGATAAACCCGGGGAATCTCCCGCGAGTTAA
- a CDS encoding Dihydropteroate synthase: MPSATLPIQIMGILNVTPDSFSDGGQFNSLERALVQAERMLLDGAHWLDIGGESTRPGAKAVSVQEELDRVIPVVERLKSEFKVNISVDTSKPEVMSAAIVAGADMINDVKALREPGALKAVAQGDSLVCLMHMQGEPRTMQEQPYYEDVVNEVKAFLEERVRACETLGIHRNRIYIDPGFGFGKSLRHNYELLQRLQALHELNLPLLIGISRKSMLGAVTGKEVHERLSASVAAATIAAMKGAQILRVHDVAETKDAVQVVAATLTGDC, translated from the coding sequence GTGCCAAGTGCAACTTTACCAATACAAATTATGGGAATCTTGAATGTTACTCCCGATTCCTTCTCTGATGGAGGCCAATTCAATTCATTAGAGCGGGCATTAGTTCAAGCTGAGCGTATGTTATTAGATGGTGCCCATTGGCTCGATATCGGCGGTGAATCCACTCGTCCTGGAGCAAAAGCGGTATCGGTACAAGAGGAGCTAGACCGAGTCATTCCAGTCGTCGAACGGTTGAAATCTGAATTTAAAGTGAATATCTCGGTTGACACCAGTAAACCTGAGGTCATGTCGGCAGCTATTGTTGCGGGTGCCGATATGATTAATGACGTAAAGGCTCTGCGGGAGCCAGGCGCGCTTAAGGCGGTCGCACAGGGGGACAGCCTCGTCTGTTTGATGCATATGCAAGGTGAGCCGCGTACCATGCAGGAGCAACCCTATTACGAAGACGTGGTGAATGAAGTGAAAGCTTTTCTCGAAGAGCGGGTAAGAGCTTGTGAGACGCTTGGTATCCACCGCAATCGAATTTATATCGATCCAGGGTTTGGCTTTGGCAAGAGCTTGCGGCACAATTATGAACTTTTACAGCGCCTGCAGGCCTTACACGAATTAAATTTACCGCTCTTAATTGGTATATCGAGAAAATCGATGTTAGGTGCAGTGACAGGAAAAGAGGTACACGAGCGTTTGTCCGCAAGCGTTGCTGCTGCCACCATAGCAGCGATGAAAGGAGCGCAAATATTGCGTGTTCATGACGTTGCAGAAACGAAAGATGCAGTGCAAGTGGTCGCTGCAACATTGACCGGAGATTGTTAG
- a CDS encoding phosphoglucosamine mutase: MGKYFGTDGVRGHVGQSPITPDFVLKLGWAAGKVLAAQGNTRVLIGKDTRISGYMLESALEAGFSAAGVRVAFLGPMPTPAIAYLTSTFRAAAGIVISASHNPYYDNGIKFFSDTGHKLSDDIERAIEEMLDQPMDCVPSEQLGRASRIHDAAGRYIEFCKSVFPSDLSLQGRKLVIDCAHGATYHIAPSVFRELGAEVIEIGTQPNGLNINEGCGATNTKALSEAVVKHGAELGLAFDGDGDRLMVVDERGKLIDGDEIVYVLAKQMHADGELDGGVAGTLMSNMGLELALKSLGVPFIRTPVGDRHVMEGLQSQRWVLGGESSGHIINLRQHTTGDGILAALQIMTGLVRKNVGIRELLKGMEKLPQVLVNVRFQPGTDPLNADNVKSAVQEVENALADKGRVLLRKSGTEPLIRVMVEGRDASVVRAYAQQIAQEVEAVGTE; encoded by the coding sequence ATGGGAAAATATTTTGGTACGGATGGAGTTCGTGGTCATGTCGGGCAGAGCCCCATTACGCCAGATTTCGTGTTGAAGCTCGGTTGGGCTGCGGGTAAGGTACTCGCAGCGCAAGGAAATACGCGGGTTTTGATTGGTAAAGATACGCGTATTTCCGGTTATATGCTGGAGTCTGCGCTGGAAGCAGGATTTTCTGCAGCTGGCGTTCGAGTCGCATTTTTAGGTCCGATGCCGACGCCGGCAATTGCTTATTTAACGAGCACCTTTAGAGCGGCCGCGGGTATTGTGATTTCGGCCTCGCACAACCCTTATTACGACAATGGTATTAAGTTTTTCTCTGATACGGGTCATAAACTCTCTGATGATATTGAGCGTGCAATCGAAGAGATGCTCGATCAGCCGATGGATTGCGTTCCCTCAGAACAGCTTGGTCGTGCTTCTCGAATTCATGATGCAGCCGGGCGTTATATTGAATTTTGCAAGAGTGTATTTCCTTCTGACCTATCATTGCAGGGACGAAAACTCGTGATCGACTGCGCGCACGGTGCCACGTACCATATTGCACCGAGTGTGTTCCGGGAGCTTGGCGCTGAAGTTATCGAAATAGGGACGCAACCGAATGGCTTGAATATCAACGAAGGTTGCGGCGCCACGAATACCAAAGCGTTATCGGAAGCAGTGGTGAAACACGGTGCTGAATTAGGGCTCGCGTTTGACGGTGATGGCGACCGATTGATGGTTGTCGACGAGCGTGGAAAGCTCATCGATGGTGATGAAATTGTTTATGTGCTGGCTAAACAGATGCACGCAGATGGTGAACTTGACGGCGGTGTCGCGGGAACGTTAATGAGTAATATGGGACTAGAGCTGGCACTTAAGAGTCTCGGAGTTCCGTTTATTAGAACACCGGTCGGTGATCGTCATGTGATGGAAGGCTTGCAATCTCAACGTTGGGTTTTAGGTGGTGAGAGTTCTGGGCATATCATCAATTTAAGACAGCACACAACCGGAGATGGAATACTTGCAGCCTTACAGATTATGACGGGTTTGGTTCGCAAGAATGTCGGTATTCGTGAACTTCTGAAAGGTATGGAAAAATTACCTCAGGTGCTCGTGAACGTGCGCTTCCAACCCGGCACGGATCCGTTGAACGCAGATAATGTGAAGTCGGCAGTGCAAGAAGTTGAAAATGCGCTTGCTGATAAAGGCCGTGTGTTGTTGAGAAAGTCAGGAACTGAGCCCTTAATTCGAGTGATGGTAGAGGGTCGCGATGCGAGTGTGGTGCGCGCTTATGCACAACAAATAGCACAAGAAGTTGAGGCAGTGGGCACAGAGTGA
- a CDS encoding triosephosphate isomerase encodes MRQPLVVANWKLNGSFALVKDFAEAWSDVVPQGVQAAICPPLVYVRQAASTFPEVVWGAQDCSEHEQGAFTGEVSASMIAETGAHYVLVGHSERRTMHNETDSMVAAKARQVQQAGMTPIVCIGETLAEREAGQVESVVKAQLVGGLEGLELSNVVIAYEPVWAIGTGVTASPAQAQEVHQKIRSWLAELSASAAEKVQVLYGGSMKPENAAELLSQPDIDGGLIGGASLHVEQFAAICKAAQEI; translated from the coding sequence ATGCGTCAGCCTTTAGTGGTGGCAAACTGGAAGCTAAATGGAAGTTTTGCACTTGTGAAAGACTTCGCTGAAGCTTGGTCGGACGTTGTCCCCCAAGGTGTTCAAGCAGCCATCTGTCCTCCTTTAGTTTATGTTCGGCAAGCCGCATCCACATTTCCAGAAGTGGTTTGGGGCGCTCAAGATTGTAGTGAGCACGAACAAGGCGCCTTCACCGGCGAAGTGAGTGCCAGTATGATAGCCGAAACAGGCGCACATTATGTGCTTGTTGGGCACTCCGAACGCAGAACTATGCACAATGAAACAGATAGCATGGTCGCGGCGAAGGCAAGGCAAGTTCAGCAAGCAGGGATGACACCGATCGTTTGTATTGGTGAAACGCTTGCGGAACGTGAAGCTGGCCAAGTAGAAAGCGTAGTGAAAGCACAACTTGTTGGCGGTTTGGAAGGGCTCGAACTCAGTAACGTCGTTATCGCTTACGAACCCGTTTGGGCGATTGGAACCGGCGTTACAGCGTCACCTGCACAAGCGCAGGAAGTGCATCAAAAGATTAGAAGTTGGCTTGCGGAATTAAGCGCGAGTGCAGCTGAGAAAGTACAAGTTTTATACGGTGGCAGCATGAAGCCAGAAAACGCTGCCGAACTATTAAGCCAACCGGACATCGATGGTGGTTTAATTGGAGGTGCAAGCCTCCACGTTGAACAGTTTGCTGCGATATGTAAAGCGGCACAGGAAATCTGA
- a CDS encoding preprotein translocase subunit SecG, giving the protein MYEVLLVVYLVVAIALVALILLQKGKGAEMGASFGAGASNTVFGSSGSGNFLTRMTAIIAVSFFLLSLILGNIASQNVNPVDDWSDLSVPPIEEPVQNEELPPGN; this is encoded by the coding sequence ATGTATGAAGTTCTATTAGTAGTTTATTTAGTGGTTGCGATAGCGTTGGTTGCATTGATCCTTTTGCAAAAAGGGAAAGGCGCAGAAATGGGTGCTTCGTTTGGAGCTGGTGCTTCGAACACCGTGTTCGGTTCGTCAGGCTCAGGTAACTTCTTAACTCGAATGACTGCAATTATTGCGGTGAGCTTCTTCCTTCTGAGCTTGATATTAGGTAATATCGCCAGCCAGAATGTGAACCCAGTTGATGACTGGTCAGATTTGAGTGTACCGCCGATTGAAGAGCCGGTACAAAATGAAGAGTTACCGCCGGGTAACTAG
- a CDS encoding ribosome maturation factor RimP codes for MATLIERLTDMLTPAVEAAGFELWGVEFVRAGKHSTLRLYIDHGNGINVDDCALVSRQVGAVLDVEDPINTEYNLEVSSPGMDRPVFSLSQFESFVGQEIFVQLQVPVDNRRKFTGLLKQVEGNRLQFEVEHQSFSVDFAQIKKANLVPVFE; via the coding sequence TTGGCAACATTGATAGAAAGATTAACAGATATGCTTACGCCTGCAGTAGAAGCAGCAGGCTTTGAACTTTGGGGTGTTGAATTCGTTCGTGCGGGTAAACATTCCACACTACGACTTTATATCGACCATGGGAACGGTATTAATGTAGACGACTGTGCGTTAGTGAGTAGACAGGTCGGTGCAGTTCTCGACGTTGAAGATCCGATCAACACAGAATATAACTTGGAAGTTTCATCGCCAGGTATGGACCGTCCAGTATTCTCGTTGTCACAGTTTGAGTCGTTTGTTGGGCAAGAAATTTTTGTGCAACTGCAAGTACCCGTAGATAACCGCCGCAAGTTTACCGGTTTGTTAAAGCAAGTAGAGGGGAACCGGTTGCAATTTGAAGTAGAGCATCAGTCATTTTCGGTAGATTTCGCGCAAATCAAGAAAGCGAATCTAGTTCCAGTATTTGAATAA
- a CDS encoding NusA antitermination factor, whose product MNKEILLVAEAVSNEKAVPKERIFEALEIAIATATRKKNSGDIDVRVEIDRHTGDFETFRRWMVVEDPDGGLENPYAEISLSAAQIDDPEIKVGEYIEEKIDSIEFDRITTQTAKQVIFQKVREAERAQVVEQYEEQVGTLISGVVKKASRENIILDLGNNAEAVIFREDMLPREMVRPGDRVRGLLYEVKPEARGAQLFVSRTHPDFLIELFRIEVPEIGEEMIEVKGAARDPGSRAKIAVKSNDRRIDPVGACVGMRGARVQAVSGELGGERVDIVLWDDNPAQFVINAMAPAEVVSIVMDEETHSMDIAVEEGNLAQAIGRNGQNIRLASQLTGWELNVMTTEDFNSRNEAESQRLTELFTSGLDIDEDFAGLLIDEGFSSLEEVAYVPAAELLAIDGLDEDTVEELRARARDYLTTKALASEESLEGAEPDETLLNLEGLERHLAFELAAKGVRTLEDLAEQGIDDLEDIESLSRELAGELIMKARNICWFSEEDNK is encoded by the coding sequence ATGAATAAAGAGATTTTGCTAGTTGCAGAGGCCGTTTCGAACGAGAAAGCAGTGCCTAAAGAGCGAATTTTTGAGGCACTTGAGATTGCAATCGCAACAGCGACCCGCAAAAAGAATAGTGGCGACATAGATGTGCGCGTTGAAATTGACCGTCATACAGGTGATTTTGAAACATTCCGCCGTTGGATGGTCGTCGAAGATCCAGACGGAGGATTGGAAAATCCTTACGCAGAGATTTCACTTTCCGCTGCGCAGATAGACGATCCAGAGATAAAAGTAGGCGAGTACATCGAAGAGAAAATTGACTCTATCGAATTTGACCGCATTACCACGCAAACAGCGAAGCAGGTTATTTTTCAGAAAGTTCGTGAAGCTGAACGTGCGCAAGTTGTCGAGCAGTACGAAGAGCAAGTGGGTACATTGATTAGTGGTGTCGTAAAGAAAGCGTCACGCGAAAATATTATTCTTGATTTAGGTAACAACGCAGAAGCCGTTATTTTCCGTGAAGACATGCTACCACGGGAAATGGTTCGTCCAGGTGATCGGGTTCGTGGTTTGCTTTACGAAGTGAAGCCAGAAGCACGTGGCGCTCAATTATTTGTAAGCAGAACGCATCCTGATTTCTTGATTGAATTATTTAGAATTGAAGTGCCAGAAATTGGCGAAGAAATGATTGAAGTGAAGGGTGCGGCACGTGATCCGGGTTCACGCGCGAAAATCGCTGTGAAATCGAATGACCGTCGCATTGATCCTGTCGGCGCCTGCGTAGGAATGCGTGGCGCGCGCGTACAAGCGGTTTCTGGCGAGCTTGGCGGTGAGCGTGTAGATATTGTCCTATGGGACGACAATCCAGCGCAGTTCGTGATTAACGCCATGGCGCCTGCTGAAGTAGTCTCCATTGTGATGGATGAAGAAACACATTCGATGGATATCGCAGTTGAAGAAGGAAATCTTGCGCAGGCGATTGGGCGCAACGGCCAAAACATTCGTTTAGCGAGCCAACTCACGGGTTGGGAATTAAACGTGATGACGACTGAAGATTTCAACTCACGCAACGAAGCAGAGTCACAGAGATTGACCGAACTGTTTACTTCAGGACTTGATATTGACGAAGATTTTGCCGGCTTACTCATTGACGAGGGATTCTCGTCATTGGAAGAAGTTGCTTATGTACCAGCGGCCGAGTTATTAGCAATTGATGGCTTAGATGAAGATACAGTTGAAGAGTTACGTGCACGCGCAAGGGATTATTTGACAACAAAAGCATTGGCCTCTGAGGAGTCTCTCGAAGGTGCTGAACCTGATGAGACATTGCTTAATTTAGAAGGCCTTGAGCGTCATTTGGCGTTTGAGCTGGCTGCAAAAGGCGTGCGTACACTCGAAGACTTAGCAGAGCAAGGTATTGATGACCTTGAAGACATTGAGTCTTTATCTCGCGAATTAGCGGGTGAATTGATAATGAAAGCCCGCAATATTTGCTGGTTTAGTGAAGAAGATAACAAGTGA